The uncultured Sphaerochaeta sp. genome includes the window ATGCTTCACGACCGAAAGGTCATGGGTGATGAAGAGATAGGTCAATCCAAACTCATCCTGCAGGTCCTGCATCAAGTTCAGGATCTGAGCCTGAATCGATACATCAAGAGCAGAGACCGGCTCATCACACACGACAAACTTCGGGTCCAAGGCCAAGACCCGGGCTATACCAATACGTTGCCTTCTCCCCCCATCCAGTTCATGCGGATAGCTGTTGATCAGTTTTGGGGAGAGTCCCACCAGATCCATCAGCTCGGTAACCCTTGCTCGCAACTGTGGACCCTGCTTGCGGGTAAAGATCTTCTGGATCAGCAGGCTTTCTGCAATCATCTCACTGACTGTCATTCTTGGGTTCAGGGATGCAAATGGATCTTGGAAAATTATCTGCATATCACGTCTCAGCGCTTTCATGCTTTTGTTGCTGAGTGAGGTAATCTCCTGGTTCTCAAAATAGACATTACCCTCGGTAGGTTCATACAAACGCAGAATCGTCCTTCCCAAGGTTGACTTCCCACAGCCAGATTCACCAACTACGCCGAGGGTTTCCCCTCTCTTCAGATCGAAGGAGATATCATCCACTGCATGCAAGGTACCGCCTGGGGTATCAAAATACTTTTTCAGATGTTCAACGCGTAACAAGACATCATCCATTTCTCACCTCCGCTTCGGCCAAAATGCAACGGACCTGATGTGTTTCGCTCAGATGTGTAGGTTCAGGCATTGCTCGCTCACAGGCTTCAGTAACGAATCTGCAGCGGGGAGCAAATTTGCATCCAGGAGGCAGATCGGTTGGATCGGGCATCAGACCCTTGATGGGACTCAGGCGTTTTACATCCTTCGTAAGGGAAGGGATTGAGCCAAGCAATCCTTTCGTATAGGGATGTGTTGGTCGTTTGAAAATGTCATCGAGATTTCCCAGCTCAATGATCTGTCCGGCATACATAATGGCAACCCGGTCACAATTCTGGGCAACAACTCCCAGGTCATGCGTTATGAGCAGCATCGCAGTATTGAGCCGCTTCTTCAAAGCTGTAATCATATCCAATACTTGTGCCTGGATAGTCACATCAAGAGCGGTAGTCGGTTCATCAGCAATCAACAGGACAGGATTACACGCAAGTGCGATGGCGATGATCACCCGCTGCTTCATACCTCCAGAGAACTGATGAGGAAACTCATGGCTTCGCTCAGAAGGAATCCCAACCATTTCCAACATTGCATCAGCTTGCTGAACAATCTCCTCACGTTTGAGATCCCGGTTATGAACCTCAACAACTTCCTGGATTTGCTCCCCAACAGTCATGACTGGATTGAGGCTGGTCATGGGATCCTGGAATATCATGGAGATGCGACTCCCGCGAATTGCACGCATCTTGCTCTCGTTCAGGGAGAGCAAATCCTGCCCTTCAAAATACACACTCCCCTGCTTAATCACTCCAGGAGGGGAAGGAACCAGGCGGAGAATCCCCCTTGCAAGGGTTGTCTTTCCCGCTCCAGTCTCTCCAACCAAGCCGAGGGTTTCCCCTCTCTTCATTGCAAGAGAAACCTCATTGAGTGCATGCACACTCCCTTCATCAGTTTCATAATGAATGGTGAGGTTTTCGATGGATAGTATATCTTCTGGATTCTGCATGATGTCTCCTAATTTTTCAGCCGAGGATCCAAGGCGTCCCTTAGTCCATCACCCATAACATTCAAGGACAGGATTGTGATCATGATTCCCAACCCTGGTATGACTGTGATATGCCAACCCTCGCGGATATACGCCCTGGCAGAAGAAAGCATCGACCCCCACTCGGGAGTTGGAGGCTGTATACCCAACCCCAAGAATGAAAGCCCTGCTATGGAGAGGATTGCGCCGGCGACTCCAAGGGTAGCCTGGACGATCAGTGGGGCCATTGAATTGGGAAGGATGTACTTGAAAATAATTCGTACATCGCTTGCTCCCATTGCTCTCGCTGCCTCAATGAACTCCTGATCCTTGATGGTCAATACTGAGGCACGTACTGTTCTGGCATAGGTGGGGACATAGCTGATTGCAATTGCTATAAGCACATTGGTCAGGCTTGTGCCCAGTGCTGCTACAATCGCAGTAGCAAGAAGCATGGAGGGAATAGCCAGCAA containing:
- a CDS encoding oligopeptide/dipeptide ABC transporter ATP-binding protein, which codes for MDDVLLRVEHLKKYFDTPGGTLHAVDDISFDLKRGETLGVVGESGCGKSTLGRTILRLYEPTEGNVYFENQEITSLSNKSMKALRRDMQIIFQDPFASLNPRMTVSEMIAESLLIQKIFTRKQGPQLRARVTELMDLVGLSPKLINSYPHELDGGRRQRIGIARVLALDPKFVVCDEPVSALDVSIQAQILNLMQDLQDEFGLTYLFITHDLSVVKHLSNDIIVMYLGQMVEKAPAKELFSHPMHPYTRALLSAIPVPDPDYAVDRVLLKGELTSPIDPLPGCRFAKRCPFATKACTKADIPLREITPGHFVACVLV
- a CDS encoding ABC transporter ATP-binding protein, whose product is MQNPEDILSIENLTIHYETDEGSVHALNEVSLAMKRGETLGLVGETGAGKTTLARGILRLVPSPPGVIKQGSVYFEGQDLLSLNESKMRAIRGSRISMIFQDPMTSLNPVMTVGEQIQEVVEVHNRDLKREEIVQQADAMLEMVGIPSERSHEFPHQFSGGMKQRVIIAIALACNPVLLIADEPTTALDVTIQAQVLDMITALKKRLNTAMLLITHDLGVVAQNCDRVAIMYAGQIIELGNLDDIFKRPTHPYTKGLLGSIPSLTKDVKRLSPIKGLMPDPTDLPPGCKFAPRCRFVTEACERAMPEPTHLSETHQVRCILAEAEVRNG
- a CDS encoding ABC transporter permease, with protein sequence MKQPVVKKQRTLAAETWRRFKKNRLALTGMIVILTLVVIALSTIVIDLVTDKAIYNDYVIKQNLRMRLQGPSREHIFGLDEFGRDIFMRMVWAVRYSLFMGTIAIALSTILGGLLGAVAGYYGKISDNIIMRFMDVLLAIPSMLLATAIVAALGTSLTNVLIAIAISYVPTYARTVRASVLTIKDQEFIEAARAMGASDVRIIFKYILPNSMAPLIVQATLGVAGAILSIAGLSFLGLGIQPPTPEWGSMLSSARAYIREGWHITVIPGLGIMITILSLNVMGDGLRDALDPRLKN